Proteins encoded by one window of Chryseobacterium sp. POL2:
- a CDS encoding metal-dependent transcriptional regulator — MNSLTEENYLKALYHLMNDDYEVSVNDLSKRLQIKMPSVNSMIKKFADKHWVIYESYKPIRVTELGRKEAALIVRKHRLTEMFLVQKMGFGWENVHEIAEQLEHIHSDAFFDKMDEILDYPKVDPHGEPIPDKDGIVMQPELKKLSQCKVNQKVVLASVTTSADDFLNYLNKRDIKLGTSFQILNIEDFDQSMLMEFDGRQESFSKLVCEKLLVK; from the coding sequence ATGAATTCCTTGACAGAAGAAAACTATTTGAAAGCTCTATATCATCTAATGAATGATGACTATGAAGTTTCTGTAAATGATTTGAGTAAACGTTTGCAAATCAAAATGCCATCTGTAAACAGTATGATTAAAAAATTTGCCGATAAACATTGGGTAATTTATGAATCTTACAAACCGATACGCGTGACAGAATTGGGAAGAAAAGAAGCGGCATTAATTGTTAGAAAACACCGACTGACAGAGATGTTTTTGGTACAGAAAATGGGCTTTGGTTGGGAAAATGTCCATGAAATTGCCGAACAGTTGGAGCACATCCATTCGGATGCTTTTTTTGATAAAATGGACGAAATCTTAGATTATCCGAAAGTTGATCCGCACGGAGAGCCAATTCCTGATAAAGACGGAATTGTAATGCAACCCGAACTAAAAAAATTGAGCCAATGCAAAGTGAATCAAAAAGTAGTTTTGGCTTCTGTAACAACTTCTGCCGATGATTTTCTGAATTATCTTAACAAACGAGATATCAAACTGGGCACTAGTTTTCAAATATTAAATATCGAAGATTTTGACCAATCGATGTTGATGGAATTTGATGGACGACAAGAAAGTTTCAGCAAGTTGGTTTGCGAAAAACTTCTGGTTAAATAA
- the tyrS gene encoding tyrosine--tRNA ligase yields the protein MNAFIEELKWRGLFADMTPGIEEQLEKEMTTAYIGFDPTADSLHIGSLIPIKILAHFQRHGHKPIALVGGATGMIGDPSGKSAERNLLDEETLLYYVDCLKGQLSRFLNFEGNEPNKAELVNNYDWMKDVTFLDFAKNIGKHITVNYMMAKDSVKKRFSGEDGADGMSFTEFTYQLMQGYDYLHLYQTKGIKLQMGGSDQWGNITTGTELIRRKAQGEAFALTTKLITKADGSKFGKSESGENYWLDAKRTSPYQFYQFWLNATDEDAVRFIKYYTFLDKDVIEALIAEHKIAPHERKLQKKLAEEVTVWVHGQEEYEKALKASEILFGRSTAEDLVSLDETLFLQIFDGVPQKEIAKSEVIGSNIVDLISEKSGFLKSKGEAKRELTGNAISVNKEKVNENFVASDKDLIDGKFLLLQKGKKSYFIVKAI from the coding sequence ATGAATGCTTTTATTGAAGAACTGAAATGGCGCGGACTTTTCGCCGACATGACGCCTGGGATTGAGGAACAACTCGAAAAAGAGATGACCACAGCCTATATCGGTTTTGACCCAACAGCAGATTCGTTACACATCGGAAGTTTGATTCCAATTAAAATTTTGGCTCATTTTCAACGTCACGGTCACAAGCCTATTGCTTTGGTTGGTGGTGCGACAGGAATGATTGGTGACCCATCTGGAAAATCCGCAGAACGTAATCTGTTAGATGAGGAAACCCTTTTGTATTACGTAGATTGTCTTAAAGGTCAATTGTCAAGATTCTTAAACTTTGAAGGTAACGAACCAAACAAAGCCGAATTGGTGAACAATTACGACTGGATGAAAGATGTGACTTTCCTTGATTTTGCTAAAAATATCGGCAAACACATCACCGTAAATTATATGATGGCTAAAGATTCTGTCAAAAAACGTTTCTCTGGTGAAGATGGTGCCGATGGAATGAGCTTTACAGAATTCACGTACCAACTAATGCAAGGTTACGACTACCTTCACCTATACCAAACCAAAGGTATCAAGCTGCAAATGGGAGGTTCTGACCAATGGGGAAATATTACCACAGGAACAGAACTTATCCGTAGAAAAGCACAAGGAGAAGCCTTTGCGTTGACCACAAAATTGATTACTAAAGCTGACGGTTCCAAATTTGGAAAATCTGAAAGTGGAGAAAACTATTGGCTAGATGCCAAAAGAACATCGCCTTACCAATTTTACCAATTCTGGTTAAATGCAACCGATGAAGATGCCGTGCGTTTTATAAAATACTATACATTCTTGGACAAAGATGTTATCGAAGCCTTGATTGCTGAACATAAAATAGCGCCACACGAGCGCAAATTGCAGAAGAAATTAGCTGAGGAAGTGACTGTTTGGGTTCATGGACAAGAAGAATATGAGAAAGCTCTGAAAGCATCAGAAATATTATTCGGGCGTTCTACAGCAGAAGATTTGGTAAGTCTTGATGAGACTTTATTCTTACAAATTTTTGATGGAGTCCCTCAAAAAGAAATTGCTAAGTCTGAGGTTATCGGCAGCAATATTGTAGATTTAATTTCTGAAAAATCAGGCTTTTTGAAATCTAAAGGCGAAGCAAAACGCGAATTAACGGGCAATGCGATTTCTGTTAATAAAGAAAAAGTGAATGAAAATTTTGTAGCTTCTGATAAAGACCTTATCGACGGTAAATTTTTATTACTTCAAAAAGGTAAAAAGTCTTACTTTATCGTAAAAGCGATTTAA
- a CDS encoding alpha/beta hydrolase, with protein sequence MDLTYIIREPENFTASTPLLVLLHGYGSNEEDLFSFVPTLPKDWLVVSFRAPKETPYGGYAWYDIDFNNQEKFVDVPQAEAAISGIMESIMKITNHYGLVNNATHLCGFSQGGILSYALSLRFPQLFNKIACLSSYPEEKLLGNINKDKKKLEQLRFFISHGTDDAVIPMDWGRKAADLLYDLGCYFSFREYMSGHGVNQKNYMDLMTFFES encoded by the coding sequence ATGGATTTAACATACATTATTCGAGAACCCGAAAATTTTACAGCTTCTACGCCACTTTTAGTTTTGCTACATGGCTATGGAAGTAACGAAGAAGATTTGTTCAGTTTCGTACCAACACTTCCCAAAGATTGGCTTGTAGTAAGCTTCCGTGCACCAAAAGAAACGCCTTATGGCGGTTACGCCTGGTATGACATCGACTTTAACAATCAAGAAAAATTTGTGGATGTTCCCCAAGCCGAGGCAGCAATTTCTGGAATTATGGAATCTATTATGAAAATAACGAATCATTACGGATTAGTTAATAACGCTACCCATCTTTGTGGCTTTAGTCAAGGTGGAATTTTGAGTTATGCGTTATCCTTAAGATTCCCACAGTTGTTCAATAAAATAGCTTGTTTGAGCAGTTATCCAGAAGAAAAACTACTAGGCAATATTAACAAAGATAAAAAGAAACTAGAGCAACTTCGTTTCTTTATTTCTCATGGGACAGATGATGCAGTAATCCCGATGGATTGGGGTCGAAAAGCTGCGGACCTGCTTTATGATTTGGGATGTTATTTTAGTTTTAGAGAATATATGAGCGGGCATGGTGTTAATCAAAAAAATTACATGGATCTTATGACTTTTTTTGAATCATAA
- the trpA gene encoding tryptophan synthase subunit alpha, with translation MKKLNIYFTAGAPQLDDTGKIAKIIQNSGADMMEIGIPYSDPVADGPVIQEAHILALKNGMTIAKLFEQLAEIKDSVTIPKVLMGYINPVLQFGFEKFCQKCQEVGVSGLIIPDLPAFEFEKKYQKILEKYNINFSFLVTPETSEERIKYLDSLSSGFLYAVSSSSTTGNSNATLKNEEYLNRLATLNLKNPVFIGFGIKNKQDFESVTEKAQGGIIGTAFVKIILDNNNWEEKASAFLKSIKL, from the coding sequence ATGAAAAAACTCAATATATACTTTACAGCGGGCGCTCCGCAATTGGATGACACTGGAAAAATCGCAAAAATCATTCAAAATTCTGGGGCAGATATGATGGAAATTGGAATTCCATATTCCGATCCCGTTGCTGATGGTCCTGTAATTCAAGAGGCACATATTTTAGCTTTGAAAAACGGAATGACCATCGCAAAGTTATTCGAACAACTAGCCGAAATAAAAGATTCAGTAACGATTCCCAAAGTTTTGATGGGCTACATCAATCCAGTTTTGCAATTTGGATTTGAAAAATTTTGTCAGAAATGTCAGGAAGTTGGTGTTTCAGGATTAATAATTCCGGATCTTCCAGCTTTCGAATTTGAAAAAAAATACCAAAAAATTTTAGAAAAATACAATATCAATTTTTCATTTTTGGTAACGCCTGAAACTTCCGAAGAACGCATTAAATACTTAGATTCTTTAAGTTCTGGATTTTTGTATGCAGTAAGTTCTTCTTCGACCACAGGAAACTCAAATGCGACTTTAAAAAATGAAGAATACCTCAATCGATTGGCTACATTAAATCTAAAAAATCCAGTATTCATCGGATTTGGCATTAAAAACAAACAAGATTTTGAGTCGGTTACGGAGAAAGCGCAAGGCGGCATTATAGGAACAGCTTTTGTGAAAATTATTTTGGATAATAACAATTGGGAAGAGAAAGCTTCTGCGTTTTTGAAATCTATAAAACTATGA
- a CDS encoding S41 family peptidase, which produces MQRLYLLVFSMLIIGCQSVKKANLEFDKKIPVEALRQDIDQSYLALKKFHPELNCYISENDLTKKFDSLKHNINEPLTKQEFYFKLAPVIAKIREGHLRLKIPQRLYTKTEIKKWDKKTPLFGQYTYRVADKRIIVKQATLDSEQKLLPGTEILEINGKKVTDLIAKYQSVMTADGFNKTYYKYALTESFFNYYTAEYGLFDEANLRIKFENKISDVVIKRIDKDDIKKQKYSPSKGTKKLYDFDARTNTYNRSMRFATSDSSVAYIKVKSFSHTASSKFYKQSFNIIKKAKSKYLILDIRNNLGGSLDEINNLYSYLSNQPFTLVKMPEMTFENAALHRDFFHNLSATNKILSAGAYPFFILGNKLLSGKNASGKAIFKETAAKKSKVKKDAFTGKIYVLINGASFSASSILSSKLKFDKRATIVGEETGGANDGAVAGFNNTIKLKNSKLDLPIGLLFIQPNITPENLKRGVIPDVEVDADFFNVFQEQDLQYEWILNDIKKNSD; this is translated from the coding sequence ATGCAGAGACTATACCTCTTAGTTTTTTCGATGTTAATCATTGGGTGTCAATCTGTAAAAAAAGCCAATCTTGAATTTGATAAAAAAATTCCTGTAGAAGCTTTGAGACAAGATATTGATCAAAGTTATTTGGCTCTTAAAAAATTCCATCCAGAACTCAATTGCTATATTTCTGAAAATGATTTAACAAAGAAATTTGATAGTCTTAAACATAATATCAACGAGCCATTGACGAAGCAGGAGTTTTATTTCAAATTGGCACCAGTTATTGCCAAAATCCGAGAAGGGCATTTGCGATTAAAAATTCCGCAACGTTTGTACACAAAAACCGAAATAAAAAAATGGGATAAAAAAACACCTCTTTTTGGACAATATACATATCGCGTTGCGGACAAACGAATCATTGTAAAACAAGCAACACTAGATTCTGAGCAAAAACTGCTTCCCGGAACAGAGATTTTAGAAATTAATGGCAAAAAAGTGACAGATCTTATTGCCAAATATCAAAGTGTAATGACGGCAGACGGTTTTAATAAAACCTATTATAAATATGCATTAACAGAGTCTTTTTTCAATTACTATACTGCAGAATATGGACTTTTTGATGAAGCTAATTTGAGAATAAAATTTGAAAATAAAATTAGCGATGTTGTTATAAAACGTATTGATAAAGATGACATAAAAAAACAAAAATACAGCCCGAGTAAAGGAACTAAAAAGCTTTACGATTTTGATGCCCGAACCAATACTTATAACAGAAGTATGCGTTTTGCGACTTCGGATAGTTCGGTGGCTTATATCAAAGTAAAATCTTTTTCTCATACGGCATCCTCCAAGTTTTATAAACAAAGTTTTAATATTATAAAAAAAGCAAAGTCTAAATATTTGATTTTAGATATTAGAAATAATTTGGGTGGTTCTTTGGACGAAATCAACAATCTATATTCTTATCTCAGCAATCAGCCATTCACATTGGTGAAAATGCCAGAAATGACATTCGAGAACGCTGCGCTTCATCGTGATTTTTTCCATAATTTATCTGCTACTAACAAGATTTTATCCGCGGGAGCTTATCCATTTTTTATTCTTGGAAACAAATTGTTGTCTGGGAAAAATGCTAGCGGTAAAGCTATTTTTAAAGAAACGGCAGCTAAAAAATCAAAAGTAAAAAAAGACGCTTTTACTGGAAAAATATATGTTTTGATAAATGGCGCTAGCTTTTCCGCTTCGTCCATTTTATCCTCAAAATTAAAATTTGATAAACGAGCAACCATCGTAGGAGAAGAAACTGGCGGTGCGAATGATGGAGCCGTTGCTGGTTTTAATAATACCATAAAGCTTAAAAATTCCAAACTTGATTTGCCAATTGGTTTACTGTTCATACAACCTAACATTACTCCCGAAAATCTAAAACGCGGTGTCATTCCGGATGTAGAAGTTGATGCCGATTTTTTTAATGTTTTTCAAGAACAAGATCTTCAATATGAATGGATTCTTAATGACATTAAGAAAAATTCTGACTAA
- a CDS encoding head GIN domain-containing protein yields MIKQILTTLVIAASTSLAFGQVKNVGSFTKLKVYDQINVELIPSTEYKADISGKNANNVEFVNSGNELKIRMVTSKTLQGETTKIALYYKNVNSLQASQGSLITSTSPIETSSLNLTSNEGSVIDIVAKTSDVTSKVNTGGFIKVSGETSTQSVVVNTGGRYDGENLQSENTGVTVNAGGEASVFASQEVTTTTRAGGSITVFGNPENRNEKKMIGGKVIYK; encoded by the coding sequence ATGATAAAACAAATTTTGACCACGCTGGTGATTGCAGCAAGTACGAGCCTTGCTTTTGGACAAGTTAAAAATGTTGGAAGTTTTACAAAACTTAAAGTTTATGATCAAATCAATGTAGAGCTTATCCCAAGTACCGAATATAAAGCCGACATTTCTGGTAAAAACGCAAACAATGTAGAATTTGTCAACAGCGGAAACGAATTAAAAATCCGTATGGTAACTAGCAAAACTTTACAAGGCGAGACCACAAAAATTGCGCTATACTATAAAAATGTGAACAGTTTGCAAGCCAGTCAAGGTTCTCTTATTACATCAACTTCTCCAATAGAAACATCGAGTCTTAATCTGACGTCTAATGAAGGATCTGTTATCGATATTGTCGCAAAAACTTCCGATGTTACGTCCAAAGTTAACACAGGTGGCTTTATCAAAGTTTCTGGGGAAACCTCGACCCAAAGTGTTGTTGTTAACACAGGCGGACGTTACGATGGAGAAAATTTACAATCCGAAAACACAGGCGTAACCGTAAATGCTGGTGGAGAAGCCAGCGTATTTGCAAGTCAGGAAGTCACAACCACTACAAGAGCTGGCGGATCAATCACTGTATTTGGAAATCCAGAAAACCGAAATGAGAAAAAAATGATTGGTGGAAAGGTAATTTATAAATAA
- a CDS encoding nucleotide exchange factor GrpE gives MEENKDIHEETEQLTNEETQNSDQHVADNVAVEKTSEELLAEEKDRYLRLYAEFENYKRRTAKEKNEFFLYANQDLMISMLAILDDFERALKEITKTGNEEDIRGVELIYQKFKSKLMDKGLKPIEVQVGDDFNVDFHEAVTQIPAPAPELKGKIVDVIERGYQLHDKVIRFTKVVTGA, from the coding sequence ATGGAAGAAAACAAAGATATACACGAAGAAACAGAACAATTAACGAACGAAGAAACTCAGAATTCTGACCAACATGTTGCTGACAATGTGGCAGTGGAAAAGACTTCAGAAGAATTATTGGCAGAAGAAAAAGACCGTTATCTTCGTCTTTATGCAGAATTCGAAAACTATAAAAGACGAACTGCTAAAGAAAAAAATGAGTTTTTCCTTTATGCCAATCAGGATTTGATGATTTCTATGTTGGCAATTCTTGACGATTTCGAAAGAGCATTAAAAGAAATTACAAAAACAGGGAACGAAGAAGATATCCGCGGCGTTGAATTGATCTATCAGAAATTCAAATCAAAATTAATGGATAAAGGTTTAAAACCTATTGAAGTCCAAGTTGGTGATGATTTCAATGTTGACTTTCATGAAGCTGTGACACAGATTCCGGCACCCGCTCCAGAGTTAAAAGGTAAAATTGTTGATGTTATCGAGAGAGGTTACCAACTGCATGATAAAGTTATTCGTTTCACAAAAGTAGTGACAGGCGCTTAA
- the dnaJ gene encoding molecular chaperone DnaJ: MAKRDYYEILEVTKTATSEEIKKAYRKQAIKFHPDKNPGNAEAEEKFKEAAEAYEILSDDNKRARYDQYGHAGVGGAAGGGFGGGFGGGMNMEDIFSQFGDIFGGHFGGGFGGGNRQQQVRGTNLRIRIKLNLEEMVNGTQKTIKVKKMKLAEGVTSKTCPTCGGSGAQVKVMNTMFGQMQTQTTCGACGGIGKVADKIPAGANAQGLIKTEEEITINIPAGARDGIQLNVRGKGNDAPFGGTPGDLLVVVEEEVDKLIKREGDNLHQELFISFAEAALGTSKEIPVVGGKVKIKVEEGTQSGKILRLSGKGLPNIEGYGGKGDMFVHINVWTPQKLTKEQKAFFQSQIDNNEMTAEPTGKEKSFFEKVKDLFD; the protein is encoded by the coding sequence ATGGCAAAAAGAGACTATTACGAGATACTAGAAGTTACGAAAACTGCAACTTCCGAAGAGATAAAAAAAGCGTATCGTAAACAAGCGATTAAGTTCCATCCAGACAAAAATCCTGGTAATGCAGAAGCAGAAGAGAAATTCAAAGAAGCGGCAGAAGCCTACGAAATTCTTAGCGATGATAACAAGCGTGCGCGCTACGACCAATACGGTCATGCTGGTGTTGGCGGCGCTGCAGGTGGTGGATTTGGCGGCGGTTTCGGCGGTGGAATGAATATGGAAGATATCTTCAGTCAATTTGGAGATATTTTTGGTGGACATTTCGGTGGCGGATTTGGTGGTGGCAATCGTCAGCAACAAGTTCGCGGAACTAATCTTAGAATCCGTATAAAACTTAACCTTGAAGAAATGGTCAATGGTACACAAAAAACCATTAAGGTTAAAAAAATGAAGTTAGCAGAAGGCGTGACTTCAAAAACATGTCCTACTTGTGGCGGTTCTGGAGCACAGGTTAAAGTTATGAATACGATGTTCGGCCAAATGCAAACCCAAACAACTTGTGGTGCTTGTGGCGGAATCGGAAAAGTTGCCGACAAAATTCCTGCGGGCGCCAACGCGCAAGGCCTTATCAAAACTGAAGAAGAAATTACCATCAACATTCCTGCAGGCGCTAGAGATGGCATTCAGCTCAATGTAAGAGGAAAAGGAAATGATGCACCATTCGGAGGAACGCCAGGCGATTTATTAGTTGTTGTTGAAGAAGAAGTTGACAAGCTTATCAAGCGTGAAGGCGATAATCTTCATCAAGAATTATTTATTTCTTTTGCTGAAGCGGCTTTAGGAACTTCTAAAGAAATCCCAGTTGTTGGTGGAAAAGTCAAAATAAAAGTAGAAGAAGGCACACAATCTGGAAAAATCTTGAGACTTTCTGGAAAAGGTCTTCCTAACATCGAAGGTTATGGTGGCAAAGGCGATATGTTTGTACACATCAACGTGTGGACGCCACAAAAATTGACCAAAGAACAAAAAGCATTTTTCCAAAGCCAAATCGATAACAACGAAATGACGGCAGAACCAACTGGAAAAGAAAAATCTTTCTTTGAAAAAGTAAAAGATTTATTTGATTAA
- a CDS encoding aminopeptidase P family protein yields the protein MTTKYDRISNTLFIKNRKKFTALMKSKSLAVFNSNDIYPISADSTLPFQQHRDIFYLSGVDQEESILLLFPDAHKEEYREILFVRETNDHIAVWEGEKLTKEDATEVSGIKTVLWLSDFEKVFYDLMAEAEQIYLNKNEHYRAVVETQTREDRFIEFVKKQYPLHTILRSNPILQRLRSIKEPEEIALIQTACDITEKGFRRILNFVKPGVWEYEVEAELAHEFIRNRSKGFAYGPIIAGGNNANVLHYISNNMQLKDGDLLLMDVAAEYANYSSDLTRTIPVNGIYTTRQKQIYNAVLNCKKEAENRLVAGNNWHQFHKDMGEVYTSTLLDLGLIDKADVQNQDPKWPAYKKYMMHGTSHHMGLDTHDYGLLSDDFAAGMVFTNEPGFYIPEEKFGIRLEDDYEIQASGAPKNLMKNIPIEADEIETLMNS from the coding sequence ATGACAACAAAATACGACCGAATTTCAAATACACTTTTCATTAAAAACAGAAAAAAATTCACGGCTTTGATGAAGTCAAAATCTTTGGCAGTTTTTAATTCCAACGACATTTATCCTATAAGTGCAGATTCTACTTTGCCATTTCAGCAACATCGCGATATCTTTTATTTGTCAGGTGTTGACCAAGAGGAAAGCATTTTGCTGCTATTTCCTGATGCCCACAAAGAGGAATACCGTGAAATTTTATTTGTAAGAGAAACCAATGATCATATTGCAGTTTGGGAAGGTGAAAAACTCACGAAAGAAGATGCAACAGAAGTTTCAGGAATCAAAACGGTACTTTGGCTATCAGATTTCGAAAAGGTATTTTATGATTTGATGGCAGAAGCGGAGCAAATTTATTTAAATAAAAATGAACATTACCGCGCAGTTGTAGAAACCCAAACCCGCGAAGACCGTTTCATCGAATTTGTTAAAAAGCAATATCCTTTGCACACAATTCTTCGTAGCAATCCTATATTGCAACGTCTTAGAAGTATTAAAGAGCCCGAAGAAATTGCTTTGATACAAACGGCTTGTGATATTACAGAAAAAGGTTTTCGCCGAATTCTTAATTTTGTAAAACCTGGCGTTTGGGAGTATGAAGTGGAAGCAGAATTAGCCCACGAATTTATCAGAAACCGAAGTAAAGGTTTTGCTTATGGACCCATTATTGCGGGAGGAAACAACGCGAATGTCCTACATTACATTTCTAATAATATGCAACTGAAAGATGGCGATCTTCTCTTGATGGACGTTGCCGCAGAATATGCCAATTATTCGTCCGATCTTACAAGAACAATTCCTGTTAACGGAATATATACAACACGTCAAAAACAAATCTATAACGCAGTTCTTAATTGCAAAAAAGAAGCTGAAAACCGCTTGGTTGCTGGAAATAACTGGCATCAATTCCATAAAGATATGGGCGAAGTTTATACCTCGACATTACTAGATTTAGGACTAATTGATAAAGCTGATGTGCAAAATCAAGATCCGAAATGGCCAGCTTACAAAAAGTATATGATGCACGGGACATCCCACCACATGGGACTTGACACGCATGACTATGGACTTTTGTCCGATGATTTTGCTGCCGGAATGGTCTTTACTAACGAGCCCGGTTTTTATATTCCAGAAGAAAAATTCGGAATCCGGCTTGAAGACGACTACGAAATCCAAGCTTCTGGAGCTCCCAAAAATCTAATGAAAAATATACCCATAGAAGCTGATGAAATAGAGACCTTAATGAATTCTTAG